AAGCAGCTGATCGACGCCGGCTACTTCATCGACAACGCGCTGTCCTACGATCTCGACGCGGCCCAGCCGTTCCTGTTCCAGGACAAGGCGGCGATGATGCTGATGGGCACCTTCATCACCGGCGGCTTCACGCCGGCGGTGCGGCAGGACATGGGCTTCTTCCGCTTCCCGGTGATCGACGCGAACGTGCCGACCGCCGAGGACGGCCCGGTGGAGTCGCTGCACATCCCCGCCAGGGCGAAGAACAAGGCCGACGCGCGCGCGTTCCTCGCGTTCGTCGAGACGCCGGCGATCGGCGCGCAACTGGCCAGGGGGCTCGGCTCGCTGTCGGCCAACAGCCAGTCGCCGGAGCCCGACGACGCGATCTCGAAGGTCGCCTTCCACATCCTCGCCGATACCAAGGGCGGCATCGCGCAGTTCTACGATCGCGACATGACCAAGGAAATGGCCGACGAGGGGATGAAGGGCATGCAGCAGTTCCTCGCCGACCCGGGCAAGCTCGACGCGGTGCTCGCGCAGCTCGAGGCCGCGCGCCAGCGCATCTACCGGAAGTGACGCGGGAAATGAGCCCGCAGTGAATCCGCAGTGAGCGGGACCGGCGGCAGCGGCGCCGGGCGGGCTGGACGCCGCCCGTGCCGCCGCTGCCGCCGCCCGCGACGATCAAGGAGATCCGCCGTGTCACGTATCGTGCTTTCCTCGCCGCCGGCACCGGCCGCCGCGCAGCGCACCGACCCCGGCGGCGAGCCCGGCGGCACCGCCGGCGCGGGCCGCGAGGCGCCGCCGGCCCGGCCCCGGGCATCGACGCCGCGGCCGAAGCCGCGCCGGCGCGCCTCGCCGACCGAACGCCGCCAGCGGCTCGCCGCGGCACTGTTCCTCGCGCCGGCCTGCCTGATGTTCGCGCTCTACGTGGTGTGGCCGGTGGTATCCACCATCCGGCTGTCGTTCTACCACTGGGACGGCATGAGCGAGCCCGACTTCATCGGCCTCGCGAACTACGCCGAGCTGGTCCATAGCGACACGTTCTACACCGCGCTGAAGAACAACCTGATCTGGCTGCTGCTGTTCCTGCTCGCGCCGCCGCTGGGCCTCGCGATCGCGCTGTACCTGAACCAGGCGGTGGCCGGCATGCGCGTGGTGAAGTCGTTGTTCTTCGCGCCGTTCGTGCTGTCGGGCGTGGTGGTCGGGCTGATCTATTCGTGGTTCTACGATCCGACCTTCGGCCTGCTCAAGCTGCTGATCGGGCACGGCATCCCGGTGCTCGGCGATCCGCGCTACGCCACGCCCGGCATCATCTTCGCCGCGCTGTGGCCGCAGACGGCCTACTGCATGATCCTCTACCTGACCGGCCTGACCACGCTGAACGCCGAGCAGATCGAGGCCGCCCGCATGGAGGGCGCGCGCGGCTGGACGCTGCTGTGGCACGTGATCCTGCCGCAGCTGCGGCCCACCACGTTCATGGCGATCGTGGTGACCGTGATCGGCGCGCTGCGCAGCTTCGACCTGATCTCGGTGATGACCTCGGGCGGCCCGTTCGACAGTTCCACCGTGCTTGCCTATTACATGTACGACCAGGCCATCAAGTACTTCCGCTTCGGCTATTCGTCGGCGATCGCGGTGGTGCTGTTCGCGATCATGATGCTCTACATCGTCTACCACCTGCGCCATCTGCTGCGCAGCGAACACTGACCGTCCGACAGGAGACGCCCGCATGTTTCCGATGCCGATCGACCGCTGGAAACCGGCCTCGCGCCGGCTCTACAAGCTCACGCTGCCGCTCGCGCTGCTGCTGTGGCTGCTGCCGCTCGTCGCCGTGCTGATCACCTCGGTGCGCTCCACCGAGGAGCTGAACGCCGGCCATTACTGGGGCTGGCCGCAACACTTCGCCCTGGTCGAGAACTATCGCGAGGCGCTGAGCGCGTCGCCGATGCTGCATTACCTCTGGAACAGCGTGCTGATCACGCTGCCCTCGGTGGCCGGCGCCATCGCGCTGGCGGCGATGGCGGGCTTCGCGCTCGCCGTCTACCGGTTCCCCGGCAACGCGGCGCTGTTCGGCACCTTCGTGGCGGGCAACTTCGTGCCGATCCAGGTGCTGATGATCCCGGTGCGCGACCTCACGCTGAAGCTCGGCCTCTACAACAGCGTGGAGGGGCTGATCCTGTTCCACCTGTCGTTCCAGACCGGTTTCTGCGCGCTGTTCCTGCGCAACTTCATCAAGCAGCTGCCGTTCGAGCTGATCGAGGCCGCGCGCATCGAGGGCGCGGGCGAATGGACGGTGTTCTGGCGCATCGTCGTGCCGCTGATCCGCCCCGCCCTCGCGGCGCTCGCGATCCTCGTGTTCACGTTCGTCTGGAACGACTATTTCTGGGCGCTGTGCCTGACCCAGGGCGACGACGCGGCGCCGATCACGGTCGGCGTGGCCGCGCTGAAGGGGCAGTGGACCACGTCGTGGAATCTCGTCTCGGCGGGCTCGATCCTGGCGGCGCTGCCGTCGGTGGCGATGTTCTTCCTGATGCAGAAGCACTTCGTGGCGGGCTTGACGTTCGGGGCGACGAAGGGGTGACGGCGCGGCAGCGGCGACGGTGATCCGCCGCCCGCCCCTCACCGCCTCACGCCGCCCCCATCCAGCGCAGCACCTGCTGCCAGCGCGGCGCCGTCATCGCGTCGAACCAGGTGTCGTGGTTCGCCTCCGGCAGCAGCATCAGGCGGCTGCCGGGATGCGCGCTCGCCAGACGTTCGGCGTGCGCCACCGGGATCAGCGTGTCGCGCTGCGAGCCGATGATCACGAGCGGGCCGCGGTAGGCGGCGGTCGCCGCGATCGAATCGAACGGGTCGTGCAGCAGCCAGCGCACCGGAAACGCCGGATATTGCTCGCGCGCCACCGAGGCGAGCGTGTCCCACGGCGTGATCAGCGCGACGCCGGCCAGCGCCTGCTCGTTGCCCTGCACTACCCGCGCGGCCATGCCGGCGCCGAGCGATTCGCCCACCAGCCAGACCTCGCCGGGCCAGCTCGCGAGCGTCTGCGCGAGCGCGTCGCGCGAGGCGGCCAGCGCCGCGTGCAGCGTGCGCGGGCCGGCGCGCCGGCCGTGGCCCGGATACTCGGCGATCACCACGCGGTAGCCCGCGTGCACGAACACGTCCGCGAGCGGCAGCTTGGTCTCCGACGATTCCTCGTTGCCGTGATAGACGATCACGGTACCGCGCGGCGCCGGGCCGTCCGGCGTGACGACGTAGCCGGCATAGTCGCCGCGGATCTGCCAGCGCTCGATGCGCTCGCCCGGATGCGGCAGGTCGCGCGGATCGGCGACACCGGGCGTCGTCGGCAGCAGCATGCGGTCCTGCATCAGGTACAGCGCGGCGGCCGCGGCCAGGTAGACACCGGCGGCGATCAGGCAGCCGGCCATGACGATCCGTTTGACAGACATTGCGCGTCGGAGCTTCGAAATGAGGATGCGCCAGTATAAGGAGCCGGCCGGCGGCGTGCGCGGCCGATGCGCATCGCGGCAAGCCAAGGCGAAGCGCGCGCGCGGCGGGCGCGCCGGCTCCAGACCTGACGGCGGCGCGCGAACCGGCCCGACCCTTCGGCCGGCGGGCCGAGCGCGCCGCCGGCATGACGGCGAGCCGGCGGCCGGCAGCGGCAACCGGACCGGGCGCCTACTGCGCCGTCATCCGCAGCAGCGAGGTGTCGTAGCCGAGTTCCGCCGCGCGCGCGACGAGCTGCTGGCGCAGCAGCGTGGACGGATGCGCCTCGCGCGTCAGCAGCCAGAGAAAGCGCCCCGACGGCTCGCCGACGATCGACCAGCTGTAGTCGTCCGCGTGGTCGAGCACCCAGTAATCGCCGATATAGAACGGGCCGAAGAACGACACCTTGAGCTTCGCGCCGTCGCTGTCGGCTACCGGTTTCGCGCGGCCCTTCGAGACGCGCGGCGCGCCGTGCGCATCGCGCGCGCAGGCGTTGACGACGTCGATCAGCCCGTCCGCGCGCCGCGCGTAATCGGCGGTCACGCCGTCGCAATCGCGCTCGAAGCGGTTCTCGTAGCGCGCGAACTCGTACCAGCGGCCGAGATAGCGATCGAGATCGACGGGCCTGGCCGGTTGCGGCACCGCCGCGTTGCCGCGCTTGCCGCCGATCAGGCCGCAGCCGTTGAGCAGCAGCGCGGCGCCCGTTACGGCGACGGTCAGCGCGGCGAGGCGTACCAGGGAGCGATTCATTCGGGTTTCCTTGTCATTAGACGAATTCAGATACGGCAAGCAGGTTCGATACCACCCGCGCGCAGGCGCTCGCCATCACGCGGCGCCGCCCGCCCGGGCTACGGGCTTCGGCGCCTCGCGCCTGCCGCGCCGCAGCCGCTGAACGCGGCCCCAGAGCGGCACGAACGCGGCCAATATTGCAAGCCGGTCGTGCCCGGTTTGTAGTATTTACCGGCCGCTTTTCCCGTGACATGTCGCGGCGCGGGCGAGCCGTCGCGACGCGCGATCCTGCCGGCGCGAGCGCGCGGCGCGAATCACCGGAGCTGGCGCGGCAATTGCATGGTGAACGGGCCGCCGGCACGGTTCGCCGTACACGGCGTCGAGCTTCGACATTTCAAGCATCCACTACTTTCAACTCTCGGGAGCCAATCGCCATGCTCAAATGGGCCTTGATTTTCGCGGTGATCGCCATCGTCGCAGGACTGTTCGGATTCACCGGCATCGCCGCCGGCTCGGCCGCGATCGCCAAGTTCCTGTTCGGCCTGTTCCTCGTGCTCTGCATCATCTTCCTGGTGATCGGCGTGGTGGTGGCCAAGCGCGTCGTCAAATAGCGCATCGTCCGGGGACGAGGCGCGAGGCGCCGCCCGATTCCCGGGCGCGGCTCGCGCAAGCGGCTTCGAGATCAGGCACGGCGGGCTCGGCGAGCCCGCCCCGATCCGTCTGGCAGGCCTCGCGCGGCGACACGCTTCGCGCCGCGCTCACTGCTGGCGGATCTCCGCCGGCCCCTTGCCGGTCCAGCGCTTCAGCGCGCGGCGGAAGTTGGCGGTGTCGCTGAAGCCGACCAGCATCGCCACGTCCTCGGTACTCATCTTCGTGGTCCGCAGATACTCGGTGGCGAGCGAGCAGCGCACGTCGTCGACGATCGCCACGAACGAAGTGCCCTCCGC
The genomic region above belongs to Burkholderia plantarii and contains:
- a CDS encoding carbohydrate ABC transporter permease yields the protein MLSSPPAPAAAQRTDPGGEPGGTAGAGREAPPARPRASTPRPKPRRRASPTERRQRLAAALFLAPACLMFALYVVWPVVSTIRLSFYHWDGMSEPDFIGLANYAELVHSDTFYTALKNNLIWLLLFLLAPPLGLAIALYLNQAVAGMRVVKSLFFAPFVLSGVVVGLIYSWFYDPTFGLLKLLIGHGIPVLGDPRYATPGIIFAALWPQTAYCMILYLTGLTTLNAEQIEAARMEGARGWTLLWHVILPQLRPTTFMAIVVTVIGALRSFDLISVMTSGGPFDSSTVLAYYMYDQAIKYFRFGYSSAIAVVLFAIMMLYIVYHLRHLLRSEH
- a CDS encoding carbohydrate ABC transporter permease — its product is MFPMPIDRWKPASRRLYKLTLPLALLLWLLPLVAVLITSVRSTEELNAGHYWGWPQHFALVENYREALSASPMLHYLWNSVLITLPSVAGAIALAAMAGFALAVYRFPGNAALFGTFVAGNFVPIQVLMIPVRDLTLKLGLYNSVEGLILFHLSFQTGFCALFLRNFIKQLPFELIEAARIEGAGEWTVFWRIVVPLIRPALAALAILVFTFVWNDYFWALCLTQGDDAAPITVGVAALKGQWTTSWNLVSAGSILAALPSVAMFFLMQKHFVAGLTFGATKG
- a CDS encoding alpha/beta hydrolase, with the translated sequence MSVKRIVMAGCLIAAGVYLAAAAALYLMQDRMLLPTTPGVADPRDLPHPGERIERWQIRGDYAGYVVTPDGPAPRGTVIVYHGNEESSETKLPLADVFVHAGYRVVIAEYPGHGRRAGPRTLHAALAASRDALAQTLASWPGEVWLVGESLGAGMAARVVQGNEQALAGVALITPWDTLASVAREQYPAFPVRWLLHDPFDSIAATAAYRGPLVIIGSQRDTLIPVAHAERLASAHPGSRLMLLPEANHDTWFDAMTAPRWQQVLRWMGAA
- a CDS encoding lipocalin family protein, whose translation is MNRSLVRLAALTVAVTGAALLLNGCGLIGGKRGNAAVPQPARPVDLDRYLGRWYEFARYENRFERDCDGVTADYARRADGLIDVVNACARDAHGAPRVSKGRAKPVADSDGAKLKVSFFGPFYIGDYWVLDHADDYSWSIVGEPSGRFLWLLTREAHPSTLLRQQLVARAAELGYDTSLLRMTAQ
- a CDS encoding DUF1328 domain-containing protein, with product MLKWALIFAVIAIVAGLFGFTGIAAGSAAIAKFLFGLFLVLCIIFLVIGVVVAKRVVK